The following coding sequences are from one Sciurus carolinensis chromosome 11, mSciCar1.2, whole genome shotgun sequence window:
- the LOC124959053 gene encoding olfactory receptor 5B3-like, translating into MENRTEVTEFLLLGLTSDPGLQLPLFLTFLLIYTINLVGNLGMILLIVLDSRLHTPMYFFLGNLSLVDLCYSSAVTPTFMAGLLIGDKVISYNACAAQMFCFGAFTIVENYLLASMAYDRYAAVCKPLHYTTTMTISVCSFLIIGCYVCGFLSASIITWDTFNLIFCKSNLVHHFFCDVLAVMVLSCSDTHISELVLFYIVSLCIFFSLLIILISYIFIFITILKMHSAGGHRKAISTCASHFSAVSVFYGTLIFVYIQPSSSHSENTDKIASVFYSMVIPMLNPVIYSLRNKEVKTAFLRVLVERIK; encoded by the coding sequence ATGGAGAACAGGACAGAAGTGACAGAGTTCCTCCTGCTGGGACTGACCAGTGACCCAGGTCTGCAGCTTCCCCTCTTTCTGACGTTCCTGCTCATCTACACCATCAATCTGGTTGGGAACCTGGGGATGATCCTGTTGATCGTCTTGGACTCCcgtctccacactcccatgtatttcttccttggCAACCTCTCTCTGGTGGACTTGTGTTACTCCTCAGCTGTCACTCCCACATTCATGGCTGGGCTCCTTATTGGAGACAAGGTCATCTCCTACAATGCTTGTGCTGCTCAGATGTTCTGTTTTGGAGCCTTTACCATTGTGGAAAACTACCTCCTGGCCTCAATGGCCTATGATCGCTATGCAGCAGTGTGTAAGCCCCTGCACTACACCACCACCATGACAataagtgtgtgttcatttctgaTCATAGGTTGCTATGTTTGTGGTTTTCTGAGTGCCTCCATCATCACTTGGGACACATTCAATCTCATCTTCTGTAAGTCCAACCTGGTCCATCATTTTTTCTGTGATGTTCTAGCAGTCATGGTTCTCTCTTGCTCTGATACACATATTAGTGAgcttgttcttttttatattgttagtttatgtatctttttttctctcctcataATCTTAATatcctatatatttatttttattacaatccTAAAAATGCACTCAGCTGGAGGACATAGGAAAGCTAtatccacctgtgcctcccacttcAGTGCAGTCTCTGTTTTCTATGGGACTCTAATCTTTGTGTATATACAGCCCAGCTCCAGTCATTCTGAGAACACAGACAAAATTGCCTCTGTGTTCTACTCTATGGTCATCCCTATGCTGAATCCTGTGATCtatagcctgaggaacaaggaggtcAAGACTGCATTCTTGAGGGTCTTGGTTGAAAGAATCAAGTGA
- the LOC124959052 gene encoding olfactory receptor 5B3-like, translating into MILVIVLDFRLHTPMYFFLGNLSLVDLCYSSAVTPTLLTGLLIGDKVISYNACAPQMFLLGSFATVENYLLASMAYDCYAAVCKPLHYTTTMTPSVCTSLIIDCYVCGFLSASILTWDTFNLIFCKSILVHHFFCDVLAVMVLSCSDTHISELVLIYIVSFCIFFALLIILISYIFIFITILKMCSAAGHRKAISTCASHFSAVSIFYGTLIFMYVQPNSSHSMDTDKIASVFYTKVIPMLNPVINSLRNKEVMIAISRVWTEKLGEIKLDFL; encoded by the coding sequence ATGATCCTGGTGATTGTCTTGGACTTCcgtctccacactcccatgtacttcttccttggtAACCTGTCTCTGGTGGACTTGTGTTATTCCTCAGCTGTCACTCCCACACTGTTGACTGGGCTCCTTATTGGAGACAAGGTCATTTCCTATAATGCTTGTGCTCCTCAGATGTTCCTTCTTGGATCCTTTGCCACTGTGGAAAACTACCTCTTGGCCTCAATGGCCTATGATTGCTATGCAGCAGTGTGTAAGCCCCTGCACTACACCACCACCATGACACCCAGTGTGTGTACCTCACTGATCATCGACTGCTATGTCTGTGGTTTCCTGAGTGCCTCCATCCTCACTTGGGACACATTCAATCTCATCTTCTGTAAGTCCATCCTGGTCCATCATTTTTTCTGTGATGTTCTAGCAGTCATGGTTCTCTCTTGCTCTGATACTCATATTAGTGAGCTTGTTTTGATTTATATTGTCAGTTTCTGTATCTTCTTTGCTCTCCTCATAATCCTAATATCTTACATATTCATTTTCATCACCATCCTAAAGATGTGCTCAGCTGCAGGACACAGGAAGGCTAtctccacctgtgcctctcacTTCAGTGCTGTCTCCATTTTCTATGGGACTCTGATCTTCATGTACGTACAGCCCAACTCCAGTCACTCTATGGACACTGACAAAATTGCTTCTGTTTTCTATACTAAGGTCATCCCTATGCTGAATCCTGTGATCAACAGCCTGAGAAATAAGGAGGTCATGATTGCAATCTcaagggtctggactgaaaaactAGGTGAGATCAAATTGGATTTCCTCTAA